The sequence gtaaaaaaatatCTATAATATAGGTAGCTAAAAACATTTTATCTGTAATATAGTTAAATTGTCGACAAATGTTTTTGTAATACAGGTATattaaataagtaaaaagaCTGAATACAACATAGTTGATGGGATTTTATCCTTATGATTTATGATATTACATTCTTTAGAATTTTAAATGTtatcacaaacttaacaaaaagTAGTTCTTGGacctatttatatatataaaaaaaaggaatagtTCTAAAATAGctcacaaaattaaaattatattgAATTTACCCGATAAATATTGTCCACCGTGCACTAAAAACCCAACGGAATGTCGTGTACTTGGGTAGGTTAAGATAAATTCGTATCTTGGGCGGCCTTAGTAAAgtaaaaagaacaaaacaattttgagAAGCCTTACTTCAAACCATAGAAGGAACATACAAGCAACAGTTCGTTATGCACTGTATTTTATTGCTTCACAATTAGACAAGTAAAAGTTATACTACTATGAATCCCCTGGATTATATCACAACAGAGACAGTCTACGAAAAAAGAGTGTCAAAACAGATTCTTCCGAAGGCACGTCACAACTTACAACACCCGAAAACAGAATTCACGACACAGAAATCAGAATTCAATTGAGAAGAATCAGACTCTCACTATAAGAACCGACGTACCCATCATGAAGTTTAATTCCAAGGGGTTTGATTTGGCGTGGTTCTGGATTATACAAAACGAAATCGCCATTGAGCATAGCCATATGAACTCCACCAGTTGCTCTAAAACCCAATGGCCACGTTATCCATCCACGTTCTGGAAGAACAATCGTGCGGatcattttccaagtctccattTCCAGAACCCATATTTTACAGTAGTAATCCTTCCCATCTTGTCTGTAACCGAACATAGAAACCAATTTCCCAAACACGCCCATACTGATGTGAATTATGCCTTCGCCTACTTTATCAGGAACCATAATCTTTTGAAAAACCTCACGGACGAAATCAAAAGAAAGGATGGAACAGCACTGCTGAGAAGGATCAAATACAATCCAGTACCCAACACCATCAGCGTATGCAAACGTGTTAGTGCTGAAAGACGAGACATGAGGTGAAAGAGGAGGAACTGCGCTAATTCTTTTCCAGGCATCCAATCTAACGCTGTACACCTCAACTCCGAAGATACTTTTCTTCTGCTGAAACCTCACAATCCTCACAACCTTATAGTCATTTTCCCCACCGTGAAACCCAAATCCAATTGCAACGAAATGGTTAGTGTGCTGAATAAGGCCTTTCGGAAGCCTCTTGAATTTTCTGATTGATGGGTTCCATAGATATATAGGAGTCTTCAAACACAGACCTAAAGGATTAGAGAGGCAAAGCAATCCATTGCAAGAACCATAAATGCGTAAACTTATATTCTCCTGCTCGGGAAGCTCTAAATCCAAATACTTAGCGAATGTATCCCGACAACAGAGCGAAAAGCGATAATTTGCAGTGCGGAGAAGAAGATAATCGTATGAATCTCGCATTATATTTTTTTCGAGATGGGCGGTTTTGAAATCAGCGCTGCTAATTAAAGTGTTCCAAGATTTGCAGACACATCTGAACCGTAAAAGAGATTTCACAGGTAATCTTACAAGGATTTCAAACAAGATTTCTGAGGGGatatgtttttttcttcttcttctttcatacTTAAGGTCAAACATATTGAAGCTAAACAAAAGGCCTAATTACCAGAACATGCAAAGAATTCTGAAACGACAATTCCACACACCATGACCAGAAACCCAAATCAAGAAAAGCTCATGAAACACGCAACAGTTCTTGGATGATCCAGTTGAACAACGTAATCAGATAAATACCCGAGAAGTAGATCATACCTCGACTATGCCTATGGAGTTTCAATTCGAAACCCTAACTGTGACTTCTTGATCAATCAAGCAAATGCGGGCATCCAAGAGACACTGAATGATCGAATCCACGTCCAGACACAAAGAACCCCGAACTCCACTTCTTGGTTTTCAGGAGCTGATCGGCTTCACCTTGTTCCCTTGGTGGCGTCGTTCACATTCAACCTTTGTTTGCCTGTTCGTTCTGGCGGggtctttttcctttgattttgtaTCGGTTGTCAGCTTGTCTTGGTTGCTGAATCGTGTTAAAAGTTTATACTCTGCTTCTATTTTTGCTGTCAAGTTTGAAGTTCGTTTATGTAATTTGCAATATTTTGGATCATGAGATGTTCTGCCACATGTACGGCTCAGATCAGTTGTTATGCTGTTGCCCTATAGTCGTAGGAGTTGTCCTATGTAATGGGAGAATTCCAAAAAAGACCAATCTAAACAAATGTCTCTTCGTGAAAAGCTATTGCTGCTCTGATTTTCTTTGTCTGTGCCGCTGCTGCCATTTTTGCTCGTATCTTTATGTTTTTCTCATCTTTATTTCTAGTTTTGATGAAGATGGAGATGGTCTGAATGAGTAGTGCTAcatgatcaattttttaaatcaaatttgaaaaatatgcaatgtgtcaccaataaaaaataagcacgttaatcaacacttattaataatctaatcatcaacaatcacgtcatattgttttcaaaatttggttttgaaaatttagtctctctagcattatcttGGTCCGAATACCAACAAATTGGACTGATTTGTATTTGTTGTATGGGTGTCATCTTTGGATCAGTTTAGTTTGCCATGTGAGCTTATATATGGGTtagtttgatattgttgtgctttttaagaaaaaaactgtttttgttgtgttttaagaataattagatgtaaaaaaaaaattagcgtTTGGTAcgctatatttttaaaagtgttgTGATTATGAACATGGTAGTGGGGGTGGCGGCGATAACAACGGTGATGTGGGCAGTGCTGGTGGCTATGGTAGTGATGGTAGTAGTAATGGTGGGCAGTGCTGGTGATTATGGTAGTGACGTGGCTATGGTAGTGATGTGGGCAGTGTTGGTGGCTATGGTAATGATGGTAGTGCCAGTAATGGGGTGTGGTGGTTAGGCGTAGAGGTAAATATGGTGATAGAGGTAACGGTGGCAGTTGTGGTTATAGTTGTGGTGATGCCAGTGTCGGCAACAATGATGGTGGCAATGTTGGTGATGGTGGTTGTGGTTATGGTTTTGGTGGTGATTATGATTGTAGTGGTGGAAAAGGTTCAAACCTCTTACAAAGGAGCCGAACAAGGATGGTTTTGGGGGTGACTATAAGGTTGTGAGGATTGTGAGGTTTCGGTGGAAGAAAAGTATCTTCGGAGTTAAGGTGTACATCATTAGATTGGATGCCTGGAAAACAATTAGCACAGTTCGTCCTCTTTTACCTAATGTCTTGTCTTTCAGCTCTAACCCATTTGCATATGTTGGTGGTGTTGGGTATTGGATTGTATATGATCCTTCTCTGCAGTGTAATTCCATCCTTTCTTTTGATTTCGTCTGTGAGGTTTTTCAAAAGATTATGGTTCTTGATAAAGTAGGCGAAGGCATAATTCACATCAGTATGGGCGTGTTTGAGAAATTAGTTTCCATGTTCAGTTACAGATGTGAAACAGGATGTGAAGCAAGCATGGGAGAAGCTTCAAACCTCTTACAAAGGATCCGAACAAGTGAAAAAGGTCCATCTTCAAGTATTGAGAGGTGAGTTCAAATCTCTACAAATGAAAGTGTCTGAATCCATCTCCGATTATTTCTCAAGAGTCTTAGCCGTttccaatcaattaaaaagaaacggTGAAAAGTTAGAACAtgttagaattatggagaagataCCACACTCGTTGGACCCCAAATTTGAGTACATTGTCGTGGCAATTGAAGAAACCAAAAACTTGGAAGAAATTACTTTGGAGCAATTAATGGGTTCACTGCAAGCatatgaagagaaacataaTAAGAGGCAAGGGAATGATGAGCAGCTCCTCAAGACGCAAGTCCAgccaaataagaaaaaaaaagcttcaacaacgAGAGAAGCCAATACAAAAGAAGTCATGCCCGAGGTCGTGGACGTAGGCGTGGACATGGACGTGGACGTGGTTGGAATTTAACAACCATAGCAACTATGAAAGAGGAGATAGCTCAACAAAAGGTCGTGGAAGAGGACActcaaacttgaggtatgaaaaatcgcaagttcaatgctacaattgtcaaaagtttGGGCATTATGATTGGGAATGTAGAGCTCCAAACAACAGACTTGATGAAAAGGTCAACTatgtgaaagaagagaaagaagataatGGCATTGTGCTACTAGCATGGCAGAACAATGATGGAGACCTAGACTATATATGGTACCTTGACACTGGTGTCAGCAACCACATGTGTGGAAGAAGAAGCATGTTCTGGAGCTCAATGAATCAATGAATGGCAATGTTTCTTTTGGAGATGAATCCAAAATACCAGTAAAAGGAAAAGGCAACATCCTCATTCCCCTGAAAAATGGCGGTCACCAAGTCATTTCAATTGTCTACTACGTGCCCAATATGAAAAGCAACATTTTGAGTTTGGGTCAACTCTTAGAAAAAGGTTATGATATTCATATGAAAAATTATAGCCATTTTTTCttagagatgacaaaggaaaattaattgcCAAAGtgaaaatgtcaaagaataGAATGTTTCCCTAGAACGATGTTGCAAAGTGTCTCAAAACATGTTACAAAGACATATCATGGCTTTGGCATCTTCATTTTGGGCATCTTAACTTTGGAGGATTGGAGTTATTATCCAAGAAGGAGTGGTGAGATGCTTACCATGCATCAATCGCCCTGATCAAGTTTGTGAAGGATGTTTACTTGGAAAACAGTTTAGGAAAAGCTTTTCAAAGGAGTTGACCAGAAGAGCCAAGAAGCCACTCAAGCTCATTCACATTGATTTGTGCAATCCAATAAAACCAAGCTCTTtgggtaaaaaaaatatttccttctcttcattgatgatttttcaaggaaaacctGTGTGTATTTCTTAAAGCAGAAATTAGAGGTACTTGGAGCattcaagaagttcaaagccgttgtagaaaaagagaatggttgCAAGACTTGTGGCTAGGAGGAATTTAATTAGTCCAATTCCACCGACTTGGTAAGTTATTTAATCACAGCTATAAATATGAGAGATTGTGTTGCTATGTGAACTAAGAGAGAGCAAGTAGTAAGAAGTGAGAGTGAcaagtgagaagtgagaagaagcaacaaagcttctaagagtgtttgagtgtttcctttTGTACTAGTTTGTGTGAGAATAAAAATTTTGTGTAACACTttgagtgttctttctttctcttgcttATCAAATTTCAGCTGCGTTACATTCTTATTTGTGAGATAAAGATCTCCAAAATAGTGAAGTTTTTTTAAGCCTCAACACAAGATTATTCGTGAAATCTCTTACGTGGTTCAGATGCGTTTACAAATCTTGGAACAATTTAATTAACAACCCTAGTTTCATAAACGCCCATCTTAAAAGGAATGTCGTACAAAGTTCTTGTGATCATCCACTCATCCATGTTAAGGAAAAActagagtacacaactctaacacaagtgttggagagacaaaacaagtaaacaaattacttgtattacaaacacaaaatattacaacacacaCTCTCAAGGACACAACTTAGAAGTTATGACACTCACTCACTTTCTAGAGACAAATTTTAGATCACTCACACTCCTACAAAACTATTCttgcttctcactctcacttggttgcCTACTACTTCGTTACAAGCTTAAcagcacacatacatacatatttatagGCATGTTTGCCGACTTATGTTACTCCTAGAACTTTCCAGTGCATGATCAAACACACACTCCCACCGACTTACAAAACCTCCTTAGTAGCCGACTTTTATTACATGCTGCTAGAAGATTCTAGCTTAATATGCATGCACCACCGTCTTAACAActtgctagaattgtctagcattttCTTAATATGCATGCACCGACCACTGATAGAGTTTTCTAGCAAAATCCTATTATAGAATCTTCTAGAATAATTTCATGCATGTTTGAACTAGAACAATCTAATTCTTTTATACCTACTAATCTTAATGGGCTGGTGTTGATCTTTAACAATCCACACTGATATGAGCAATTGCTTGTCACTCTTAAATGCTGAAACATTTTCCAAGCGTTTGGATTTAGAGCTCCCTTGCCATGATTTTGGTTTCGTTGTTCATGGTTCGTGCAATGGATTGGTTTCCATCTCTAATTCTGCATTTATGACCTTGGAGAGTCCGGTATATCTATGGAACCCATCaatcagaaaattgaaaaaacttCCCAATATCCTTCAACATACAACTGTTTTCGTTCATCTAGGGTTTGGGTTTCATGGTGAGGTTGACGACTATAGGGTTGTGAGGGTTGAGATGTTTCTATGCAACAAAAGTATCTTTGGGTTTGAGGTTTACAATCTTAGACTGAATTGTTGGAGGACAATTACCGCGGTGCCTCCTGTTTCAAATGATGTCAATTTTTTGCAATCTGAGTGCATTTTCCTGGACGGAGTTGTCTATTGGATCACAAAGGAGCCATCTCAACATAGCCCTTCCATCCTTACTTTTGATCTCGGCAGCGAGGTTTTCAAAAGATTCTGCTTCCTGAGACAACGGTCGAATGCCCACTGACATCGGTATTCAAGTGGTTGAGAACTCAATCTCCTTGTTCCAAGTAAAAACAGCCTGGCTTGGCTTGTACTGTGACATAAGTGTTTTGGAAGTGGATACTTGGAAAATGATGCAGACAATTATTTTTCCATACTCTAAACTACCATGGCCATTAATTAGGGATGGAAGCAAATGGCAGACTTCATTTGGCTATAAAAGGCGACAATCCAGATCACCCAGAATTGGTTTTATTTGATCCCAAGTCAAGTCCATCCAAATTAGGGTTACTTGAATTGTGACTACTTAGCCTATGTTGATGTCTATGTTGAGAGTCTAATTTTACTCAAACTGAAATCTAATTTTGACTTTAGTCCTGAGTCACATTATATATGCATGCATATCTTTAGCAAAATGTACGTTTGGTTTGGTGTTGTGTAATCGACTCAAATGTTTTAgtaaagggtaatgctagggagacaaaAATCcgttgattaacatgcttacTTTCTATTAgtgccacatcatttgatttgtaaatttaatttaaaaaatttaatctctctagcattatcggTAAGTAAAAATGAATGTTTTACTAATACACTAAAAAGATAgtatttataattatttgtatCTTGCAATTTACGCATTCCATTTTTAGCGATTTACACACCAAATCGACTACtttccaatttttgttttttgcacTCATATATAGGAGTGTATGGGGCTAAAAGAAAGAGTATTAAATCATTAACCGTAGTTGTACTTCAAAATCGATCGTGAGTTCATGTTGGTGACTGATATACACCTTCACAATGAGGGCTTATTCGAACTTCATTAAAGAGAGAAAAGTTCAGGCAAAAACCCGAAGTACGTAATTCAAACAACCAAAGAGAAGATAGCAGTAAGCAAAATACTCCATAACCCCGGATTATATCACAACAAAGACAGAGTCTGCGAGAAAAGAGTGTTAAAACATATTCTTCCGAAGGCACATTACGACTTACAACACCCGAAAACAGAATTCACTACACAGAAATCAGAATTCAATCGAGAAGAATCAGACTCTCACTATAAGCACTGACGTACCCATCATGAAGTTTAATTCCAAGGGGGTTGAGTTGGCGTGGTTCAGCACCATACAAAATGAAATCTCCACCAAGCATAACCATATGAACTCCACCAGTTGCTCTAAAACCCAATGGCCACGTTATCCATCCACGTTCTGGAAAAATAATCGTGCGGatcattttccaagtctccattTCCAGAACCCATATGTCACAGTAGTAATCCTTCCCATCTTGTCTGTAATGTAACATAGAAACCAATCTCTCAAACACGCCAATACTGGTGTGAAAAAACTCTATGCCTTTGCCCATCTTATCAGGAAGCACAATCTTTTGAAAAACCTCACCGACGAAATCAAAAGAAAGGATGGAAGAGCGCTGCTGAGAATGGTCAAATACAATCCAGTACACAACACCATCAATGTATGCAAATGCGTTAGTGTTGAAAGACGAGACATTAGGTGAAAGAGGAGGAACTGCGCTAATTCGTTTCCAGGCATCCAATCTAACGCTGTAAACCTCAACTTCGAAGATACATTTCTTCCCCAGAAACCTCACAATCCTCACAACCTTATAGTCATTTTCCCCACTGTGAAACCCAAATCCAGTTGCATCGAAACGGATTGTGTGCTGAAtagggaaatttggaaaaataaccaaattttaaatctcatatagaattataaccactattttaattttatgataattataaccaaaacttCATGTAAAAGTATTAATATACCCTTAATACTAGGGTTTCTCATAACAACCACAAACACAACCTTTAAACTACCTTAAAATGTTGAGGATTACTGCAGATTGAGGCCACTGAATTAACTTTCTCTTTAATTAGCAAGACAACCTATGAGAATGTTCTTCAGAAGGTACTAATTCCATagctaattattatttttgtaattagATACTTCGATTTAGTGTTTCACTGATTAAATTGCATACATTCCAATATATTTTTCCAGTGGATGAAGAAAGAATACGAAATTGCATATGCAAAGTGAATagtgaaaacaaaaaagtgaTGAAGATTAATTTCTCATTTTAGGATAGTTTAAaggtttgttttggttgttgtgagaaaccctaatattaagggtatattagtacttttacatcaagttttggttataattatcataaaattaatatggtggctataattctatatggggtctaaaatttggttatttttccaaatttccctgCTGAATAAGGCCTTTCGGTAGCCTCTTGAATTTTCTGATTGATGGGTTCCATAGATATAGAGGATTCCTCAAACACCGACCTAAATGATTAGAGAGGCAAAGCAATCCATTGCAAGAACCATTAATGCGTAAACTTATATTCTCCTGCTCCGGAAGCTCTAAATCCAAACACTTGGCAACTGTATCCCGACAGTAGAGCGAAAAGCGATAATTTGCAGTGCGGATAAGAAGATAATCGTATGAATCTCGCATTATATTTTTTCCGAGATGGGCGGTTTTGAAACCAGGGCTGCTAATTAAAGTGTTCCAAGATTTGCAGACACATCTGAACCGTAAAAGAGATTTCACAGGTAATCTTGCAAGGATTTCAAACCAGATTTCTTCTGGAATATGTttttttcttcgtcttctttcaTATTTAAGGTCAAACATAATGAAGCTAAACAAAAGGCCTAATTACCAGAACATACAAAGCATTCTGAAACGACAATTCTATGCACCATTACCAGAAACCCAAATCAAGAAAAGCTCATGAAACACGCAACAGTTCTTGGATGATCCAGTCGAACAACGTAATCAGATAAATGCCCGAGAAGTAAATCATACCTCAAGTATGCCTACGGAGTTTCAATTCGAAACCCTAACTGTTACTTGTTGATCAATCAAGCAAATGCGGGCATCCAAGAGACACTGAATGATCGAATCCACGTCCAGACTGAAAGAACCCCCACTTCTTGGTTTTCAGGGGCTGATCGGTTTCACCGTCTTCCCTTGGTGGCTTCGTTCATATTCAGCCTTTGTTTGCCTCTTCGTTCTGGCGGggtctttttcctttgattttgtaTCGGTTGTCAGCTTGCCTTCGCTGCTGAATGATCGTGTTAAATTTTGGGAGTGTATTCAAATGAgatttgagatattttaattcttttaatgaatttaggagtatttaattaggattttaagtaattctctaaattttaaaatgtattcaatcatgattttaagataattaatttaaatacttaaaaatttaaaggtattcaattaggattttaaagcaGTTTATAACATTCTGAGTACCCTCAATTAGAACttaattttaaagaatttgaaaaagttgagTAATTCGAGAGAATT is a genomic window of Malus domestica chromosome 09, GDT2T_hap1 containing:
- the LOC103411840 gene encoding F-box/kelch-repeat protein At3g06240-like; translation: MRDSYDYLLLRTANYRFSLCCRDTFAKYLDLELPEQENISLRIYGSCNGLLCLSNPLGLCLKTPIYLWNPSIRKFKRLPKGLIQHTNHFVAIGFGFHGGENDYKVVRIVRFQQKKSIFGVEVYSVRLDAWKRISAVPPLSPHVSSFSTNTFAYADGVGYWIVFDPSQQCCSILSFDFVREVFQKIMVPDKVGEGIIHISMGVFGKLVSMFGYRQDGKDYYCKIWVLEMETWKMIRTIVLPERGWITWPLGFRATGGVHMAMLNGDFVLYNPEPRQIKPLGIKLHDGYVGSYSESLILLN
- the LOC139187921 gene encoding F-box/kelch-repeat protein At3g06240-like — protein: MFDLKYERRRRKKHIPEEIWFEILARLPVKSLLRFRCVCKSWNTLISSPGFKTAHLGKNIMRDSYDYLLIRTANYRFSLYCRDTVAKCLDLELPEQENISLRINGSCNGLLCLSNHLGRCLRNPLYLWNPSIRKFKRLPKGLIHNPQHFKHTIRFDATGFGFHSGENDYKVVRIVRFLGKKCIFEVEVYSVRLDAWKRISAVPPLSPNVSSFNTNAFAYIDGVVYWIVFDHSQQRSSILSFDFVGEVFQKIVLPDKMGKGIEFFHTSIGVFERLVSMLHYRQDGKDYYCDIWVLEMETWKMIRTIIFPERGWITWPLGFRATGGVHMVMLGGDFILYGAEPRQLNPLGIKLHDGYVSAYSESLILLD